CAAATAGCTAAACGAAACGCAACCGGGCTTGCTGAGGTCGAAGAAACGGAAGAGAAAAAGAATAAAAGCTTCGACCGCTTCTATCAGGAACTTTCTGAGATGAACTTTATTCCTGCGGGGAGAGTTCTCTATGGGGCAGGTTCAAATACGGATGTCACCTACTTCAATTGTTATGTGATGCCGTATATTCAGGACTCGAGGGAAGGAATCTCGGACCATCGGAAACAAGTGATGGAAATCATGTCAAGAGGCGGGGGTGTCGGAACAAACGGTTCCACTTTAAGACCGCGAAATACATTGGCAAGAGGCGTAAATGGAAAATCATCCGGCTCTGTTTCGTGGCTCGATGATATTGCCAAGCTCACACATTTAGTGGAGCAAGGAGGATCCCGTTAACACCATGGCGGGATTAAAATCTCGTGAATTGCTGGAACCCCCTTAGAGCCTGGTTAACCACAATGTGACTGGTAACAGTAAGCATGAAGGTATAAAAATAATCAGGATTGGGCAATCAGCAGCTAAGTATCTCTGGAAATGGAGATAAAAGTTCAACGACTATTGAAATTCCCTAAGGAGTCATTTCTATGGGAAGAGTAAATCATAAGGATGGCAACGTCTTTATGAGGCGCGAGACAAAGTGACTTTCACTTTGATGATATAGTCTGACCTTGTATGAAAGTACAAGAGCCTGGCAGAAATGACCCGGCCCTTCAATAAAGAAGTGTAACAAAATGCGTGGAGCACAGATGATTATGCTGGCGGACTGGCATCCGGATATTATTGAATTTATTATTTCTAAAATGCAGAACCCTAGAATTTTAAGGTTTTTAATTGAAAATACAGAAGATGAACTCATCAAGCAATTGGCGAAGGATAAGCTGAAATTCACCCCGCTTACAGAAACGGAGAAAGATTTATACCAAAGTGTCCTAAACTACAAAACGATGCCGGGACAGGGCGGATTTACCGATAAAGGTCTTGGTGAAGCTGTAGATAAACTAAACACTGGGGGAACGTATACCGTACACAATCCTGATTTTCTGACCGGCGCCAATATTTCCGTTTGTATTACGAAAGAATTTATGGATGCAGTGGAAAACGATGAGAACTACACGCTTCGTTTTCCAGATGTTGAATCCTATACCCCGGAAGAAATGAAGGTCTACAATACAGAGTGGCAGAACAGCGGAGATGTACGTGAGTGGGAGACCCGAGGGTTTGGCATTCGCAATTACCGTACGGTACGTGCAAAAGAATTATGGAATTTAATTAATATTTGTGCTACCTATTCTGCAGAACCAGGGATTTTCTTTATTGACAATGCCAATGATAAAACAAATGCGACCGCCTACGGCCAAAAAGTAGTAGCGACTAATCCATGTGGGGAACAGCCGCTTGCCCCGTATTCAGTATGTAATCTTGCCGCTGTGAATCTTGCATCTGTTGCGGATAAAGGCGCAAAGAAAGTTGATTATGAAAAGCTGGAGCGCATAGTAAAGACCGGGGTAAGAATGCAGGATAATGTTATTGACGCTACGCCTTACTTCCTGGAGGATAATAAAGTACAGGCGCTGGGAGAGCGGCGTGTTGGTCTTGGCGTGATGGGCCTTCATGATCTTCTCATCTATTGTGAAACAGAATATGGGTCTGAAGAAGGAAATATCCTCGTGGATAAAATCTTTGAGACGATAGCGACAACGGCTTATCGAGCCTCAATAGAACTAGCGAAGGAGAAAGGCAGCTTCCCATTTTTGCAAGGAACAACTGAACAGGAAACGAAAGAGCTGCGCGAACAATTTATTTCCACAGGCTATATGAAGAACATGCCTGAAGATATTCGGGATGGCATAAGAAATTACGGGATTCGCAATTCCCACTTGCTGACTGTAGCCCCAACTGGAAGCACAGGTACTATGGTAGGAGTGAGTACAGGACTTGAACCTTATTTTTCCTTTTCCTACTTTAGAAGCGGCAGGTTAGGTAAGTTTATTGAAGTAAAAGCAGACATTGTAAAAGAATATTTAGAAGAGCACCCGGATCAGGATCCTGAGAATCTTCCGAAATGGTTTGTCACTGCCATGACGATGAGCCCGGAAGCTCATGCTGATACTCAGTGTGTTATTCAACGCTGGGTCGACAGTTCTATTTCCAAGACAGTCAATGCTCCAAAAGGCTATGCAGTGGAACAGGTTGAGAAAGTGTATCAGCGCCTATACCGAGGTGGAGCTAAAGGCGGAACGGTCTATGTCGATGGCAGCCGGGACAGCCAAGTTCTCACTTTGAAGGCAGAAGAAAATGAATTTGAAGGGGAGCAGACAGAATTTGACTTCGAAGAAGATAAGAAACCGAGAGTCGTATTAATGGATACGGTTCATGAACTAGATAAAACAAAGGTCACGATCGGTTCTGAAGTCGGAGATACATGCCCGGTCTGCCGTGAAGGAACAGTGGAAGATATAGGCGGATGTAATACTTGCACGAATTGTAATGCTCAATTGAAGTGCGGGTTATAATAAGCGATAAAGAAGCATCGGTAACTACAGACCGATGCTTCTTTATTAATCAGTCATTGCTTGTCAGCTTAAGGAAACTAGTGTATCATTTTTATGGAGAATGTACATAAAGACAGGCAATATTGGGGGTTTAACATGCCAACACCAAGCATGGAAGATTACATTGAACAAATTTATATACTCATAGAAGATAAAGGATATGCTCGTGTATCCGACATCGCAGAAAATCTCCAGGTTCATCCTTCCTCTGTGACAAAAATGGTTCAGAAGCTGGATCGAGATCAATATTTAAATTATGAAAAGTACCGGGGGCTTATCCTGACTCCGAAAGGAAAGAAAGTCGGAAAGAGGCTGGTCTACCGTCACGAACTACTAGAACAATTCTTAGAAATCATTGGTGTGGATTCGGATAATATTTACGAAGACGTAGAAGGAATCGAGCATCACTTAAGCTGGAACTCGATTGATCGAATTGGGGATCTTGTCCAGTATTTCGATGAGAACTCAGAACGAGTTGGTGAATTAAGAGAGGTACAGCGTAAAAACGAAGAACAAAATGAAGAATAATGTGAACTTCAGCTTGTAGATAAATACTCTTATCTGCAAGCTTTTTTATATATTCGCCTATGAAAGGAATCATTCGGAAATTGTTCGACATATCTAAGCTGATCTGTCTTTATGACAATAGATGTAGTGTTCACGATCTTCCTTTATTCCTGTTCTAATTACACTTCCTCCCGTTTATACATGAAGTAAAAGCGGGGTGAGTGGAATGAAGGTTGATGGAGTGTTTTCTGGCGGGGGTGTTAAAGCTTTAGCATTTGCAGGAGCTTATGAAGTTCTTGAAGAAAATGGGTATACCTTCGCGCGTGTTGCTGGAACTTCAGCAGGTGCGATCATGGCCAGTTTAATTGCTGCGGGATATTCAAGCCAGGATCTCCAATCGCTATTAAAAACTATTTCGCTGGAGGATTTAATAGACGTCCCCGTTCCAGAGCGGTTTTTTCCTTTCTCGAAGTGGCTGCTTCTTTATTATCGGATGGGTTTATATAAGGGTAACCGATTAGAAAAAATCATAGAAGGCTGGCTGGAAAACAAAGGGGTCCGGACTTTTTCCGATATACCAAAAGGAACCTTAAAGGTCGTCTGCTCAGACTTAACATTAGGGAGAATGATTGTAGTTCCCGATGATTTAAAGCCGGTCTATGGAATAGATCCAGCCACGTTTTCCGTAGCAAAAGCGGTGAGAATGAGTGCGGGGCTGCCTTATTTTTTCATGCCGGTAAAATTACATGGAAAAAAAGGAAAATCCATTATTATCGATGGCGGAGTACTAAGTAACTTTCCCATCTGGATTTGGGATAATGGAAAAGGGGCGCGTAAACGCCCTATACTCGGAATGCAGCTAAGCGACCCGCCTGACAAACTTCCGGAAAGAAAAATCCGTAATGCCATCCAAATGTTTCATGCTCTCTTCAAAACGATGAAACAAGCTCATGATGCACGGTATATTTCTCCCTCTACGAGTAAAGATGTAATTTTTATTCCAGTAAATGAAGTGAATACGACAGAATTTCAAATGACGAATGAACAGGAAGAACGACTACTGCAAATAGGAAGAACTCAGGCAGAAATGTTTTTAAAAAGATGGAGTAGATAAAAAAATCGAGCCCATTATTAAAATGAGGCTCGATTTTTACCTTTATTTTTATTTCCTTCAATTACGCGCAAGTGAGGGCTGTTGTTTCTTTTGCGCTTTTTCTTCCCGATAGGTGAAGGTTTAGCCATCTGAGGCTTGGCAGGGGTGCTTTTCTTAACAGTCGGAGCCTTATATTTTTGCTTGGACTGTTTTACTGCTTGTTTATATTTTTTCATTTCATTACGGTTGCCGCCAGCGAATGAACGGTTACGTAGAAAAATAAAGTAAATCGCTCCGTAGATTAAGACAGCGATACCGATCATCATGACAATTCGTGTAAGAAATCCGGTAGTATTAGTGAACAGTTGATTGGCTACATAGAAAACAGCAAGGGCAATAAGAGTGTAAATAACAGGGGTCATCCATTTGCGAAACATTTTATGTTCCTCCCTTCTGAATTAACTCGCCTAAGAAATCACCTTACTATTATATATACCACTTTTCTGGCGTTTTTTATCATTTTCGAGCACCTTCTTGAATGAATGGATAGCCACTTCCACTTGATCATCTTTCGGCTCTTTTGTAGTAAGCAGTTGAAGCCAAAGCCCGGGATAGCCTAAAACATTTAAAAGCGGTACATTTCGTACTTTGTTCGTTAACTGAAGAACCTCAAATGAGATTCCAATGACTACAGGGATTAATAAAACCCTGTTCAAAATTCTCCACCATAATGGATCAGTGGCGACAAACATGTAAACAAACATACCGACTATGACCGTAAATAGAATAAAACTTGATCCACAGCGATAATGCAGCCTGGACTGTTTTTGAACTCCTTCAACTGTCAGAGGGGCGCCGTTTTCAAATGCATTGATCACTTTGTGTTCAGCTCCATGGTACTGGAAGACCCGGCGAATGATGGGGGTCATCGAAATTAAATAAATGTAGACAAGCAGCAGCATGAGCTTGAAAAAGCTTTCCAGCATGATCTGACCAACATTACTTGATATCACTGGACTGAAAAAGTTCGCAACTACAGCTGGTGTAATGGTGAAAATGAGTTTACCAAACAGGAAGGACAATACTCCTAAAGCCCCTACACCTAGGATCATCGCCAGCTTTGATGTTTCTTCTTCACTTTTTATTTTCTCATCTTCATCAGGATGAACATCGTAACGTTCACTTGAAAAATTTAAATGCTTGGTTCCATTAGCACTTGCTTGAATCAAGGCCACCAGTCCGCGCAGAAAAGGGACTTTCTTTAGGCGTTTTGCTATTTTAGATTCTTTCCTATCGAGCTCAAAATATTCAATACTATTATCTTTTCGTCTCACGGCAGTCACATAACTCGTTTGGCCGGCAAACATAACACCTTCCACAACGGCTTGACCTCCGTAAGCAGTCTGTTTCTTTTCTCGCATCTCTACACCTCGTCATCCTTAGGTTCTTCCTTCTATTTTACCTTATTATGGCTGTAATCACTACCCTTTTACATAGAAAGCTAAGCATGAAAATTGTTCGACAGGATATGATAAAAACTGAGGTGATGAATGATGTCCGATAAAACACATGAACAGAATAAAAAAGAACCTGCCCAGAGCGTTTTATCTAAATCTTTACTCATAGGTTTTGTAGCTGGTGCTTTATGGGGAGCAATTGGAGTCCTTGCGTACTATTTTCATTTCACTCAAATTTCTGCTGCCTCGTTTATTTTCCGCTCCTACTTTCAAACCAGCTGGACAGGAACCTGGTTGGGAGAAGTTTTGGCTGTTATTGTGGTTGCCTTGTTGTCGATCATAACGGCTTTTATCTATTATATGTGTTTAAAACGAAAAAATGGCATGTGGCCAGGCGTGTTTTTGGCAGTCACTTTGTTTGTCCTGATTTTCGTTATTCTTGATCCCTTATTTCCAGCAGTGCCGGGAATTATGGATTTATCAAGTGACACCCTTGTAACGACAGGATGTCTGTTTTTGTTATATGGAGTTTTCATCGGTTATTCAATTTCTTATGAATATAACCAGTTCAACCATTCCGCGAATAATTATTCAAAAGAAGGATGAATATGATAAACTACACTTGTGTGACCTTTTAAGCAAGGAAGTGAAATGACCCGATGAAGCGATTACTTTTATTAAATGGTCCAAACTTAAATTTGCTTGGGCAGAGAGAGCCAGAAACTTATGGTAGTGAAACACTTCAGAAAATTATTGAACTGGTGAATGAGACGGCAGCTGAAGCCGGCTATGAGCTTGATCATTTTCAATCCAATCATGAAGGGGAACTGATTGATAAACTTCAGCAGTCTCAAAATAATGTATCCGGTATCATTTTTAACCCTGCAGCTTATACGCATACCAGTATAGCAATTCGAGACGCTGTAAGCGCGATTGATGTTCCTGTCATAGAGGTACATATCTCTAATGTACACAAGCGAGAAGCCTTTCGTCACCACTCCATGATTGCCCCGGTTTCTGCGGGACAAATCGTGGGCTTTGGGATCGAAGGTTACCGAATGGCAGCACACGGTCTTCTGAACATGATAGAAAAAGAAGGGAGATAGAGGAATGAATAGATTGGCAAAGCTTCGCGAAGCTTTACATGAAAATGGACTGGATGGGATGATTATCCAGAGTCCTAAAAACAGAAGATATATGTCAGACTTTACAGGTTCTTCAGGAGTTCTTCTCATTACTGGGAATGAAGCACTGATTATTACAGACTTTCGATATACTGAACAGGCAAGAGATCAGGCTCAAGATTTTCAGATGATTGAACATAAAGGCCCTATTTATGAAGAAGCAGGCAGACAGGTTTCCAAACTTGGTTTGAGTAAAATAGGATTTGAAAAAAGCCATGTTACATATGATGTTTACGAACAATTAACCAATCATTTAGAAGCGGAGCTTGTTCCAACTTCAGGATTGGTAGAGCGATTACGTTTAATAAAGACCGAAGAGGAACTTACTATTTTAAAAGATGCAGCCAAAATAGCGGATAAAGCATTTGATCATATTCTTGGGTTTATTAAGCCTGGTGTAAAGGAAATTGATGTTTCAAACGAACTGGAATTTTTCATGCGCAAACAAGGAGCTTCCTCCTCAAGCTTTGACATTATTGTAGCTTCCGGATACCGCTCTGCACTTCCCCATGGCGTTGCGTCAGAGAAAAAGATCCAGTCAGGAGAGCTCGTAACGCTTGATTTTGGCGCTGTCTATAAAGGCTACTGTTCCGATATCACACGGACAGTTGCTGTAGGAGAAATCAGTGACGAGCTTCATACGATCTACCAAACTGTTTTACAAGCCCAGTTAAAAGGAATAGAAGGATTAAAACCTGGAATCACAGGAAAAGACGCCGATGCCTTAACAAGAGATTACATCAACGAGAAAGGTTATGGACAATACTTTGGTCATTCGACGGGACATGGAATCGGACTGGATGTTCACGAAGGTCCAGGTCTGTCTTTCCGCTCTGATGTTACTCTGGAGCCCGGGATGGTTGTGACTGTGGAGCCGGGAATTTATGTTCCTCAGGTTGGAGGATGTAGAATAGAAGATGACGCAGTAATCACTGAAAAGGGAAATGAGCGGCTCAATTTTTCCAATAAAGAACTGATTACCCTGTAAGGCTAACAATAAAAGGGAGGAATTATTATGATTTCAGTAAACGATTTTCGTACAGGTTTAACAATAGAAGTAGACGGAGATATTTGGCAGGTGCTGGATTTTCAGCATGTCAAGCCGGGTAAAGGGGCCGCTTTCGTTCGCTCTAAACTTCGGAATTTAAGAAATGGGAACATTCAGGAGAAAACTTTCCGTGGAGGGGAAAAGGTAGAGCGTGCGCATATTGAAAATCGTAAAATGCAGTATTTATATGCCAATGGAGACATGCACGCGTTTATGGACACGGAAACTTTTGAACAAGTGGAGCTTCCAACGGCTCGAATAGAACAACAACTCAATTATTTAAAAGAAAACATGGAAGTTCAAATCCAGAGTTATCAAGGAGAAACGATTGGTGTAGAACTTCCGAATAACGTGGAACTTGAAGTCGTTGAGACTGAACCAGGTATTAAAGGTGATACAGCAAGCGGCGGTACGAAGCCCGCTACTCTTGAGACAGGGTTAATCGTACAGGTACCTTTCTTCATAAATGAAGGAGAAAAGCTACTGATCAACACAAGTGATGGAAAATACGTATCAAGAGCATAACCCGTGCACAGGATGTGTGCTGGTAGTCTTAATTATTTCAAGCATTTTGAAGCGGAAAAGCTGCTCCATTAAGGGGCAGCTTTTTTTGTTTCTCTTCATTCTACTATCTCTTAAATTCCCTCTATTTTATATCATTTGCAAGGCATAACTAGAAAGTAATCACATACATATGAAGTAAATCAAACCAAAGGAGTAAAAGGATGAAAGAGATTCTCCGCTTGTTCCCTGAATCATTCCAGCTGCTATTAGAGAAGCATGTGGACTGGTCCATAGTTCAGGAGCTGCGCTTAAGAATTCATCAACCCATTGAAATGCTAGATTCGAAGCAAAGATCCAAGGTCGGTCATCTTGCACTTACGGCAGCTGACTTATCGTATGTATTAAATCAAATCAGCCAGTTTTCTCTCTACCGATATAAAGATGAATTAAGAGAAGGATTCATTACAATTGAGGGGGGACACCGGGTCGGCCTGGCAGGCAAAGTCAACACCGAAAACTATAAAGTGGAAACCATTAAGAACATATCTTTTATGAACATCCGGATAGCCCGCGCTTCTGCAGGACAAGCCAAACGGTTCCTGCCCTACTTGAAAAAAGAGGGAAGATGGTGCAACACCTTAATCATAGGTCCCCGCATTCTGGAAAAACTACGCTCCTCCGGGAATTAACGAAGTGGATATCGACTGACCTACCCTATCAGGCTGCATCGAAAGTAGCTGTTGTGGATGAACGTTCTGAGCTTGCAGCGAGTCTTTCCGGCGTTCCTCAGCTTGATATTGGGGAGAGAACCGATGTGATGGATGCTTGTCCAAAAGCGGAGGGAATGATGATGATGATTCGATCCATGTCTCCGGATGTACTGGTGGTTGATGAAATTGGAGGGGAAAAAGACGCCGAGGCAATAAGAGAAGCAATTTATACAGGAGTAAAAATTATCAGTACCATTCATGGGCTGGATCTCCCTTCAATAATGAATCGCCCTTCAGCGAAAAAGCTGATTGAAGAAAACGTATTTGAACGCTTTATCGTACTGGAGAGATTGACCGAAAGAAAAGAGCGATTGGCCAGTGTATATGATCAAAACGGTCAGACGCTATTTCAATTAAAAGGGAGGGGTATTCGTGCAGTGGATCGGAGCCGCCCTCATTCTTAGCGTAACGACTTGGATAGGATTTGATGTAGCATCCAAATTCAAGAAAAGACCAAGTCACATTCGACAATGGAAAAATGCCTTGCAAATGATTGAAGCAGAAATGGTGTATGGTCAATCCTCGCTCTATGAAGTGTGCAGGAGTATTTCCCGAAATCTTCCTGCGCCAATTCATTACTTTTTTACAGATATCGTGCAGGATACGGAACCATGTCCTGATTTTTCAGAGCTTTGGACCGCAAAACTAAACAGTCATTGGCCCTTAAACGCTTTAACGAAAAGTGAACTTGAAATCCTTACACAGTTTGGCAAGACATTAGGTCAGCATGACTTAATTCAGCAGCAAAAACAAATTCAACTCACTCTTCATCACCTGGACAGGGAATTGAATGATGCTCTGGAGGTGTGTGACCAGTACCAAAGACTGGCTAGAGGAATTGGTGTATTAAGCGGAGTGCTCGTCATCATTTTAATTATGTAAAAGGGGGAAGGAACATTGTGCTTCAAGATGCGTCCATTTTGTTTCAAATTGCAGGTATCGGCATCATAGTCGCCATGATCCACAGTATTTTAAAACAGATGGGAAAAGAAGAAATCGCTCAAGTCGTAACGCTAACAGGATTCATTATTGTACTGTTTATCGTGCTGCACCGGCTGGCAGAACTATTTTCCCAAATAAAATCGGTGTTTCTCTATCAAGGATAATGCAGCATGAATATTATACAAATTGTCTCTCTTGGACTGGTTGCTGCTTTGCTCATTATTTTGTTAAAAGAGCAGAAGTCATCAGTAGCCTTTTTGCTCTTAATTTTTACCGTCATCGTCATCTTTCTATCGATACTTGATCAAGTAAAACATATTTTTACATTGTTGTCCTATATGGCTGAACAAGCGGATATAGAGCCGATTTATTTCAAAACCATTCTTAAAATTATCGGCATTGCCTATATTGCTGAATTTGGAGCCCAATTAATTAGAGATGCAGGTCTGTCTTCTTTGGCATCTAAAGTCGAGCTTGCGGGTAAACTTTTTATTCTTATGCTGGCTATACCTATACTGACAGCTGTTATCCAAACGATTTTAAACTTTATACCGGGACACACGGGGTAAGTTAGCGAGGTATCAAATGAAATCGATAACCTTTCTTATATGTCTGCTTGCAGGAATCTTTTGCTTGCCTTTGGCCGTTTCTGCTTCGACATCTGCAGATGCCGTCCCTTCTCTGGTGGATCATATTTCCACTCAGGAACTGGAGAAGAGCTGGGATGAGATCAACAATCAATATGGAGACTACCTGCCAACCTTTAACATGAATAATTTTCAGGACTTTCTTAACTCAGAAACACCTTTGCAATCCAACGATTGGTTGGCTGGAATGATGAAATTCTTCTTTCACGAATTGCTGCTTAATGGAAAGCTGTTGGCTTCCCTTTTGTTTCTTACACTATTCAGTACGCTGCTTCAATCCATTCAATCTTCATTCGAAAACAGTGTCGTAAGCAGAATTGCTTATATGGTCGTTTACCTAGTGCTCTTGACACTGGCACTCGAAAGTTTTCACCAAATCATTGAATATACACTAGATGCCATTGACCGGATGAGCAGTTTCATGATAGGGATCCTGCCACTGTTACTAGGGATTATGGCCTCTTTCAGTCATTTAATGTCCATTTCATTTTTCCACCCGATTATCGTTGCGCTCGTACAGTCGAGCGGGTTGCTGGTGAAGTATTTATTGATTCCTTTGTTTTCTACTTCCGCTCTTTTAGTCATCCTTGGATCTTTAAACGAAACTTACAAAGTCGACCAGCTCGCTGAATTGTTACGTAAAACGGGACTTGCGGCGATGGGGATCTTTTTAACTATCTTTTTAGGAGTCATCAGTGTACAGGGAACCGTAACAGCAGTTCAAGATGGCGTTACGATGAAAACAGCACGGTTTGTAACTGGGAATTTTGTTCCTGTTGTCGGAAGACTTTTCACTGATGCTACAGATACAATACTTGGTGCTTCACTCGTTTTAAAGAATACATTGGGGATTGCCGGGGTCGTCATTTTATTGGGAATTGCTATATTTCCTGCTATCAAAGTTTTTGCGATTGCAATCATTTACAAAATCGCAGCAGCGCTGCTTCAGCCTTTAGGCGACGGTCCAATCGTTCATGCAATGGGAGTGATCAGCCGCCATATCATGTATATTTTCGCTTCCTTGCTGATGGTTTCTATGATGTTCTTTTTAGTGATAGTCATTATGGTGGCAGCAAGCAATATTACTATGATGGTTCGATAAGGATGTCGATTATGAATCTATTTACTGAATGGATTACAAGGATTGTATTATTCCTGTTACTAGCCATGGTTTCTGATGCACTGCTGCCTTCTGGAACCATGAAGAAATACGCCCGTTTAGTCATGTCAATCCTTCTGCTGCTTATCTTTCTTGGGCCGCTGCTTCAAATTTTGAAAGTAGATCCAAACCAATTTATTCATCAAGCGGAACAGGCAATGAAGGAGCAAGTCAACGATGAAGATTTAAATGAGGCAATTGAATCGAAGAAAAATGAAATACTTGAAGGACAAGATGCATATAAATTAGAACAGATCGAACAGGCTGTCTCTAAAGAGATCTCCAAGCCTTTAGAAGAAGAAATGAACTTGAAGCTGACAGATGTGTCGATGACATTTGATGGTGAACCTTATGAATTAAATACATTGGACAAGTTGATTGTCACACTTTCTCCTTTCAAAGAGCAGAACACAGTCGATGAAGTTACTATATCGATCGATGGAGATGCTCCAGAAAAAAAAGATACAAACAGAAACGAGGAAGTGGTCGGCTGGCTCACAAAACAGTTAGATCTTGACAAAGATCAAATCGCAATCCGCTGGGAGGAAGAGGATGAATAAATGGTGGAATAAGCTTTTCAGCCCATTATCTTCTAAAGAAGGTCGAAAATTAAATAAAACCAAGTACATCATCGGTTTAGGAATAATTGGAGTATTACTCATTCTAACAAGCAGCTGGTTT
This Halobacillus salinarum DNA region includes the following protein-coding sequences:
- the spoIIIAF gene encoding stage III sporulation protein AF; the protein is MNLFTEWITRIVLFLLLAMVSDALLPSGTMKKYARLVMSILLLLIFLGPLLQILKVDPNQFIHQAEQAMKEQVNDEDLNEAIESKKNEILEGQDAYKLEQIEQAVSKEISKPLEEEMNLKLTDVSMTFDGEPYELNTLDKLIVTLSPFKEQNTVDEVTISIDGDAPEKKDTNRNEEVVGWLTKQLDLDKDQIAIRWEEEDE